One Fundulus heteroclitus isolate FHET01 chromosome 11, MU-UCD_Fhet_4.1, whole genome shotgun sequence DNA segment encodes these proteins:
- the pgap2 gene encoding post-GPI attachment to proteins factor 2, whose protein sequence is MLQGLLSNLDRDRPLIRVRFTTFAVATVLLPLTGLLVCLVTSLLYHYEDATYTHCQVSNYLPSISAAISRPPEIYIWRSCIGLHSAPRYLVAAAYFSFYRGRFAGRLLELLLSGVALLCSVAENTGLVLLTYVASTEAYKVHKYGFIVFIACSLLHMLITVRLWHVIQRHYVSPEEKTSFLWKTRLFLVNISCCAAAAYFFRRHNKYCETGVYTLFAAFEYMVVFSNMAFHMTAFWDFGSAQVMVATPQEDKRF, encoded by the exons ATGCTCCAGGGCCTGCTGAGCAACCTGGACCGGGACCGGCCGCTCATCCGGGTCCGCTTCACCACCTTCGCCGTGGCGACGGTTCTGCTGCCTCTGACGGGCCTGCTGGTCTGCCTGGTTACCTCCCTGCTGTACCACTATGAGGACGCCACCTACACCCACTGCCAg GTGTCCAACTACCTGCCGTCCATCAGCGCCGCCATCAGCCGCCCCCCTGAGATCTACATCTGGCGCAGCTGCATCGGGCTGCACTCGGCGCCGCGCTACCTGGTGGCCGCCGCCTACTTCAGCTTCTACCGCGGCCGATTCGCCGGCAggctgctggagctgctgctgagcGGCGTGGCGCTCCTCTGCAGCGTGGCGGAGAACAcgggcctggttctgctgacctACGTGGCGTCCACAGAGGCCTACA AGGTCCATAAATACGGCTTCATCGTCTTCATCGCCTGCTCGCTGCTGCACATGCTCATTACGGTCCGCCTGTGGCACGTCATCCAGAGGCACTACGTCAGCCCAGAG GAGAAGACGTCCTTCCTGTGGAAGACCCGCCTCTTCCTGGTCAACATCAGCTGCTGCGCCGCCGCCGCCTACTTCTTCAGACGCCACAACAAGTACTGCGAGACGGGAG TCTACACCCTGTTCGCCGCCTTCGAGTACATGGTGGTGTTCTCCAACATGGCGTTCCACATGACGGCCTTCTGGGACTTTGGGAGCGCTCAGGTGATGGTGGCCACGCCGCAGGAGGACAAGCGGTTCTGA
- the LOC105921786 gene encoding uncharacterized protein LOC105921786 has product MDRTMQTETNRRGFTQHFVERRLLKLSDLQKEARDAGLDHKYLYRVYIPEYPKPEFQVSLLKHDTTGSGLEGIREDGGFRDPYGGSLIWWSLAVGPEEMKDAELRLLEKTFPDQTEEEAAEQQNFLWRFATSPAFLETSRLGSYRFTFPLEEVLTAYRDQYCCGAQPVMRMHRTVLYTQEVMHVVLVHSPANEEFSRLPLLSDDPDAVCVYRDGRFIWRPEAMCASHRYKLIHRHQTRQMDAWSIDPQFYVWDHVAVALHVGQNQMLKFNLDQLRTNLKFCQPDVVNYGSNGEDPDDFDGAKRKVKRLWPAWSGPLEMQSSLKQSLTVSDVQLVLVGWPGVGKSSSGNTILGRTAFRTSSGPNSGGTRCCLQRATIFSREVTIIDTPGLSAPSDPEVRKEIFRCINLSAPAAHAVLLVLRLDFTTRAEETVELMEEMFGRNVWSRTLILFTHQDRAEPHIQNQLQSNGAELKELLLEKVDGYQVLNNQPDHQDPQQVWDLLHEVTKRLSEQK; this is encoded by the exons ATGGACCGAACCATGCAGACAGAAACTAACAGGAGAGGATTTACGCAGCATTTTGTTGAACGTCGCCTCTTGAAGCTCAGTGATCTACAGAAAGAAGCTCGAGACGCAGGTTTGGACCACAAATACCTGTACAGAGTATACATCCCAGAATATCCTAAACCTGAGTTCCAGGTGAGTCTTCTGAAACATGACACTACAGGATCAGGGTTAGAAGGGATCAGGGAGGATGGAGGCTTCAGGGATCCATATGGAGGATCCCTGATATGGTGGAGTCTGGCTGTGGGACCAGAGGAGATGAAGGACGCTGAGCTGAGGCTCCTGGAGAAGACGTTCCCAGACCAGACGGAGGAGGAAGCTGCTGAGCAGCAGAACTTCCTGTGGAGGTTTGCCACCTCTCCAGCCTTCCTGGAGACGTCCCGGCTGGGCTCGTACCGCTTCACCTTCCCCCTGGAGGAGGTGCTGACGGCCTACAGAGACCAG TATTGCTGTGGAGCCCAGCCCGTCATGCGGATGCACAGAACCGTGCTGTAcacacaggaagtgatgcaCGTGGTTCTGGTCCACAGTCCAGCCAATGAGGAGTTCTCCAGGCTGCCTTTGCTGAGTGACGACCCAGACGCTGTGTGCGTCTACAGAGACGGACGTTTTATCTGGAGGCCAGAGGCCATGTGCGCCAGTCACAG GTACAAGCTGATCCACAGACACCAGACCAGGCAGATGGACGCCTGGAGCATCGATCCTCAGTTTTACGTTTGGGATCATGTCGCTGTGGCTCTCCATGTTGGTCAGAACCAG ATGTTAAAGTTTAATCTGGATCAGCTCAGAACCAACCTGAAGTTCTGCCAGCCAGACGTGGTGAACTATGGCTCCAACGGTGAAGACCCAGATGATTTTGACGGCGCTAAAAGAAAAGTGAAGAGACTGTGGCCGGCATGGAGCGGTCCTCTGGAGATGCAGAGCTCCCTGAAGCAGAGTTTGACAG TTTCAGAcgtccagctggttctggtcgGCTGGCCCGGAGTGGGGAAGAGCTCCAGTGGGAACACCATCCTGGGAAGAACGGCCTTCAGAACCAGCAGCGGTCCAAACTCAG gaggaacccggtGCTGTCTGCAGAGAGCCACCATCTTCAGCAGGGAGGTGACCATCATCGACACTCCTGGACTCTCGGCGCCGTCGGACCCTGAGGTCAGGAAGGAGATCTTCAGATGCATCAACCTGTCGGCGCCTGCAGCCCACGCCGTCCTGCTGGTCCTCAGGCTGGACTTCACCACCAGGGCTGAGGAGACGGTGGAGCTCATGGAGGAGATGTTTGGGAGGAACGTCTGGAGCCGCACCCTGATCCTCTTCACCCACCAGGACCGGGCTGAGCCACACAtccagaaccagctgcagagCAATGGAGCTGAGCTGAAGGAGCTTCTTCTTGAGAAGGTTGACGGGTACCAGGTTCTGAACAACCAGCCGGACCACCAGGATCCCCAGCAGGTCTGGGATCTGCTGCATGAGGTCACGAAGCGGCTCAGTGAGCAGAAATAA